A window of the Carassius carassius chromosome 36, fCarCar2.1, whole genome shotgun sequence genome harbors these coding sequences:
- the grin1a gene encoding glutamate receptor ionotropic, NMDA 1a isoform X9, with protein sequence MRLLLLAALFSCSCVRGGCEPKIVNIGAVLSQKRYEQVFKDAVAQANQVYGRDKFKLTAISVTHKANAIQMALSVCEDLISSQVYAILVSHPPQSTDHLTPTPVSYTAGFYRIPVVGLTTRMSIYSDKSIHLSFLRTVPPYSHQAHVWFDMMREFRWNHIILIVSDDHEGRAAQKRLETLLEERETKNKKRNYENQDQLSFDNKRGPKAEKVLQFNQETNLTALLLEAKELEARVIILSASEEDAAAVYKTARFLNMTGSGYVWLVGEREMSGKALSEAPDGLIGLQLINGKNESAHISDAVAVVAQSIQELFEKENITEPPRGCVGNTNIWKTGPLFKRVLMSSKYPEGLTGRVEFNDDGDRKYAHYSILNYQKSRLLQVGIYNGTQVVMNKQKKIIWPGGETERPRGFQMSTRLKIVTIHQEPFVYVKPTMLDGTCKEEYTPNGVLIKKVICTGPNETIPGNTSGRPTVPQCCYGFCVDLLIKLAMTMNFTYEVHLVADGKFGTQERVNNSNKKEWNGMMGELLGGLADMIVAPLTINNERAQYIEFSKPFKYQGLTILVKKEIPRSTLDSFMQPFQSTLWLLVGLSVHVVAVMLYLLDRFSPFGRFKVNSEEEEEDALTLSSAMWFSWGVLLNSGIGEGAPRSFSARILGMVWAGFAMIIVASYTANLAAFLVLDRPEERITGINDPRLRNPSDKFIYATVKQSSVDIYFRRQVELSTMYRHMEKHNYESAAEAIQAVRDNKLHAFIWDSAVLEFEASQKCDLVTTGELFFRSGFGIGMRKDSPWKQNVSLAILSSHENGFMEDLDKTWVRYQECDSRSNAPATLTFENMAGVFMLVAGGIAAGIFLIFIEIAYKRHKDARRKQMQLAFAAVNVWRKNLQQFPPTDITGQLNLSDPSVSTVV encoded by the exons ATGCGTCTGCTTCTGCTGGCCGCGTTGTTCTCCTGCTCCTGCGTGCGGGGCGGCTGCGAGCCCAAGATTGTGAACATCGGGGCCGTCCTGAGCCAGAAGAGATACGAGCAGGTGTTCAAGGATGCGGTCGCTCAGGCGAACCAAGTGTACGGAAGGGATAAATTCAAGTTGACCGCCATCTCTGTCACTCACAAAGCTAATGCGATTCAGATGGCACTGTCTGTGTGTGAGGATCTCATTTCCAGTCAG GTGTATGCCATCCTGGTGAGCCATCCACCACAGTCCACTGACCATCTGACGCCCACTCCGGTCTCCTACACCGCAGGGTTTTACCGAATACCTGTAGTAGGGCTTACCACCAGGATGTCCATTTACTCAGACAAG AGCATCCATCTCTCATTCCTCCGCACAGTGCCACCCTATTCCCACCAGGCACATGTGTGGTTTGACATGATGCGGGAGTTCCGCTGGAATCACATCATCCTAATCGTCAGCGATGACCATGAAGGCAGAGCGGCACAAAAAAGACTAGAAACCCTTCTGGAGGAGAGAGAGACCAAG aataaaaaaaggaaCTATGAAAACCAAGACCAACTGTCCTTTGACAACAAGAGAGGACCTAAG GCCGAGAAAGTGCTTCAATTCAACCAAGAGACTAACTTAACTGCCCTGCTTCTGGAGGCCAAAGAGCTGGAGGCCCGAGTGATCATTCTCTCTGCCAG TGAGGAAGATGCAGCCGCCGTGTACAAAACAGCACGCTTCCTCAACATGACAGGCTCAGGCTATGTATGGCTGGTCGGGGAGCGTGAGATGTCCGGTAAAGCTTTGAGCGAGGCCCCTGATG GGCTGATTGGCCTCCAGCTCATCAATGGCAAGAATGAATCGGCGCACATCAGTGATGCCGTTGCTGTCGTAGCCCAGTCCATCCAAGAGCTCTTTGAGAAAGAGAACATCACAGAACCTCCAAGGGGCTGCGTGGGCAATACCAACATCTGGAAGACCGGGCCACTTTTTAAAAG GGTACTGATGTCTTCCAAGTACCCAGAGGGCCTAACAGGACGCGTTGAGTTCAATGATGACGGTGACAGAAAATATGCTCATTACAGCATTCTCAACTACCAGAAGAGCAGACTGCTTCAAGTCGGCATTTACAATGGAACACAA GTGGTGATGAATAAACAGAAGAAGATTATTTGGCCTGGAGGTGAAACAGAAAGACCGAGAGGATTCCAGATGTCTACTCGATTAAAG ATAGTGACCATTCATCAGGAACCCTTTGTGTATGTGAAGCCAACTATGCTGGACGGGACCTGCAAGGAAGAGTACACACCTAATGGAGTCTTAATTAAAAAGGTGATCTGCACTGGACCAAATGAGACCATCCCAGGTAACACAT CAGGACGCCCAACTGTTCCACAATGTTGCTATGGATTTTGCGTTGACCTTCTGATCAAATTGGCAATGACCATGAACTTCACCTATGAAGTACACCTGGTGGCAGATGGGAAATTCGGAACACAAGAAAGG GTAAATAACAGTAACAAGAAGGAATGGAACGGTATGATGGGGGAGCTCCTGGGTGGCCTTGCTGATATGATCGTTGCACCCTTGACGATCAACAATGAACGAGCCCAGTACATAGAATTCTCCAAGCCTTTCAAATACCAGGGACTGACTATCCTTGTTAAAAAG GAAATTCCTCGCAGTACACTGGACTCATTCATGCAGCCATTCCAGAGCACACTGTGGCTACTGGTGGGTCTATCGGTGCATGTGGTGGCAGTGATGCTTTACCTACTAGACCGGTTCAG CCCTTTTGGAAGGTTTAAAGTAAACagtgaagaagaagaggaggatgcCCTCACCTTATCTTCAGCTATGTGGTTTTCCTGGGGTGTCTTGTTGAACTCTGGAATTGGAGAAG GTGCCCCACGTAGTTTTTCAGCAAGAATCTTGGGAATGGTGTGGGCTGGCTTTGCTATGATTATAGTAGCATCCTATACTGCCAACCTGGCTGCCTTCCTGGTGTTGGACCGGCCTGAGGAGCGCATCACCGGCATCAATGACCCAAGG CTAAGGAACCCATCAGACAAGTTCATCTATGCCACAGTGAAGCAAAGTTCGGTGGATATTTACTTCCGGCGACAAGTTGAGCTGAGCACCATGTACCGCCACATGGAGAAGCACAACTACGAAAGCGCCGCTGAAGCCATCCAGGCTGTTCGGGACAA CAAGCTGCATGCTTTCATCTGGGACTCTGCGGTGCTGGAGTTTGAAGCCTCGCAGAAGTGCGACCTGGTGACCACGGGAGAGCTGTTTTTCCGTTCGGGCTTTGGCATAGGCATGCGCAAGGACAGCCCCTGGAAACAGAATGTGTCCCTGGCTATTCTCAG TTCCCATGAGAATGGCTTCATGGAGGACCTAGATAAAACCTGGGTGAGATACCAGGAGTGTGACTCAAGGAGCAATGCCCCAGCCACACTCACCTTTGAGAATATGGCAG GTGTCTTCATGCTAGTTGCTGGTGGCATTGCAGCTGGGATCTTCCTCATTTTCATCGAGATTGCATATAAGCGACATAAAGACGCCCGCAGGAAGCAGATGCAGCTAGCCTTTGCGGCCGTCAATGTTTGGAGGAAGAATTTACAG
- the grin1a gene encoding glutamate receptor ionotropic, NMDA 1a isoform X5 codes for MRLLLLAALFSCSCVRGGCEPKIVNIGAVLSQKRYEQVFKDAVAQANQVYGRDKFKLTAISVTHKANAIQMALSVCEDLISSQVYAILVSHPPQSTDHLTPTPVSYTAGFYRIPVVGLTTRMSIYSDKSIHLSFLRTVPPYSHQAHVWFDMMREFRWNHIILIVSDDHEGRAAQKRLETLLEERETKNKKRNYENQDQLSFDNKRGPKAEKVLQFNQETNLTALLLEAKELEARVIILSASEEDAAAVYKTARFLNMTGSGYVWLVGEREMSGKALSEAPDGLIGLQLINGKNESAHISDAVAVVAQSIQELFEKENITEPPRGCVGNTNIWKTGPLFKRVLMSSKYPEGLTGRVEFNDDGDRKYAHYSILNYQKSRLLQVGIYNGTQVVMNKQKKIIWPGGETERPRGFQMSTRLKIVTIHQEPFVYVKPTMLDGTCKEEYTPNGVLIKKVICTGPNETIPGRPTVPQCCYGFCVDLLIKLAMTMNFTYEVHLVADGKFGTQERVNNSNKKEWNGMMGELLGGLADMIVAPLTINNERAQYIEFSKPFKYQGLTILVKKEIPRSTLDSFMQPFQSTLWLLVGLSVHVVAVMLYLLDRFSPFGRFKVNSEEEEEDALTLSSAMWFSWGVLLNSGIGEGAPRSFSARILGMVWAGFAMIIVASYTANLAAFLVLDRPEERITGINDPRLRNPSDKFIYATVKQSSVDIYFRRQVELSTMYRHMEKHNYESAAEAIQAVRDNKLHAFIWDSAVLEFEASQKCDLVTTGELFFRSGFGIGMRKDSPWKQNVSLAILSSHENGFMEDLDKTWVRYQECDSRSNAPATLTFENMAGVFMLVAGGIAAGIFLIFIEIAYKRHKDARRKQMQLAFAAVNVWRKNLQPSSSVETQDDRKSGRADSDPKKKPSFRSISTTLASNIKRRRSSKDTQFPPTDITGQLNLSDPSVSTVV; via the exons ATGCGTCTGCTTCTGCTGGCCGCGTTGTTCTCCTGCTCCTGCGTGCGGGGCGGCTGCGAGCCCAAGATTGTGAACATCGGGGCCGTCCTGAGCCAGAAGAGATACGAGCAGGTGTTCAAGGATGCGGTCGCTCAGGCGAACCAAGTGTACGGAAGGGATAAATTCAAGTTGACCGCCATCTCTGTCACTCACAAAGCTAATGCGATTCAGATGGCACTGTCTGTGTGTGAGGATCTCATTTCCAGTCAG GTGTATGCCATCCTGGTGAGCCATCCACCACAGTCCACTGACCATCTGACGCCCACTCCGGTCTCCTACACCGCAGGGTTTTACCGAATACCTGTAGTAGGGCTTACCACCAGGATGTCCATTTACTCAGACAAG AGCATCCATCTCTCATTCCTCCGCACAGTGCCACCCTATTCCCACCAGGCACATGTGTGGTTTGACATGATGCGGGAGTTCCGCTGGAATCACATCATCCTAATCGTCAGCGATGACCATGAAGGCAGAGCGGCACAAAAAAGACTAGAAACCCTTCTGGAGGAGAGAGAGACCAAG aataaaaaaaggaaCTATGAAAACCAAGACCAACTGTCCTTTGACAACAAGAGAGGACCTAAG GCCGAGAAAGTGCTTCAATTCAACCAAGAGACTAACTTAACTGCCCTGCTTCTGGAGGCCAAAGAGCTGGAGGCCCGAGTGATCATTCTCTCTGCCAG TGAGGAAGATGCAGCCGCCGTGTACAAAACAGCACGCTTCCTCAACATGACAGGCTCAGGCTATGTATGGCTGGTCGGGGAGCGTGAGATGTCCGGTAAAGCTTTGAGCGAGGCCCCTGATG GGCTGATTGGCCTCCAGCTCATCAATGGCAAGAATGAATCGGCGCACATCAGTGATGCCGTTGCTGTCGTAGCCCAGTCCATCCAAGAGCTCTTTGAGAAAGAGAACATCACAGAACCTCCAAGGGGCTGCGTGGGCAATACCAACATCTGGAAGACCGGGCCACTTTTTAAAAG GGTACTGATGTCTTCCAAGTACCCAGAGGGCCTAACAGGACGCGTTGAGTTCAATGATGACGGTGACAGAAAATATGCTCATTACAGCATTCTCAACTACCAGAAGAGCAGACTGCTTCAAGTCGGCATTTACAATGGAACACAA GTGGTGATGAATAAACAGAAGAAGATTATTTGGCCTGGAGGTGAAACAGAAAGACCGAGAGGATTCCAGATGTCTACTCGATTAAAG ATAGTGACCATTCATCAGGAACCCTTTGTGTATGTGAAGCCAACTATGCTGGACGGGACCTGCAAGGAAGAGTACACACCTAATGGAGTCTTAATTAAAAAGGTGATCTGCACTGGACCAAATGAGACCATCCCAG GACGCCCAACTGTTCCACAATGTTGCTATGGATTTTGCGTTGACCTTCTGATCAAATTGGCAATGACCATGAACTTCACCTATGAAGTACACCTGGTGGCAGATGGGAAATTCGGAACACAAGAAAGG GTAAATAACAGTAACAAGAAGGAATGGAACGGTATGATGGGGGAGCTCCTGGGTGGCCTTGCTGATATGATCGTTGCACCCTTGACGATCAACAATGAACGAGCCCAGTACATAGAATTCTCCAAGCCTTTCAAATACCAGGGACTGACTATCCTTGTTAAAAAG GAAATTCCTCGCAGTACACTGGACTCATTCATGCAGCCATTCCAGAGCACACTGTGGCTACTGGTGGGTCTATCGGTGCATGTGGTGGCAGTGATGCTTTACCTACTAGACCGGTTCAG CCCTTTTGGAAGGTTTAAAGTAAACagtgaagaagaagaggaggatgcCCTCACCTTATCTTCAGCTATGTGGTTTTCCTGGGGTGTCTTGTTGAACTCTGGAATTGGAGAAG GTGCCCCACGTAGTTTTTCAGCAAGAATCTTGGGAATGGTGTGGGCTGGCTTTGCTATGATTATAGTAGCATCCTATACTGCCAACCTGGCTGCCTTCCTGGTGTTGGACCGGCCTGAGGAGCGCATCACCGGCATCAATGACCCAAGG CTAAGGAACCCATCAGACAAGTTCATCTATGCCACAGTGAAGCAAAGTTCGGTGGATATTTACTTCCGGCGACAAGTTGAGCTGAGCACCATGTACCGCCACATGGAGAAGCACAACTACGAAAGCGCCGCTGAAGCCATCCAGGCTGTTCGGGACAA CAAGCTGCATGCTTTCATCTGGGACTCTGCGGTGCTGGAGTTTGAAGCCTCGCAGAAGTGCGACCTGGTGACCACGGGAGAGCTGTTTTTCCGTTCGGGCTTTGGCATAGGCATGCGCAAGGACAGCCCCTGGAAACAGAATGTGTCCCTGGCTATTCTCAG TTCCCATGAGAATGGCTTCATGGAGGACCTAGATAAAACCTGGGTGAGATACCAGGAGTGTGACTCAAGGAGCAATGCCCCAGCCACACTCACCTTTGAGAATATGGCAG GTGTCTTCATGCTAGTTGCTGGTGGCATTGCAGCTGGGATCTTCCTCATTTTCATCGAGATTGCATATAAGCGACATAAAGACGCCCGCAGGAAGCAGATGCAGCTAGCCTTTGCGGCCGTCAATGTTTGGAGGAAGAATTTACAG CCCTCTTCCTCTGTAGAGACTCAGGAT GATAGGAAAAGTGGTAGAGCAGACAGCGACCCAAAAAAGAAACCCTCTTTTAGGTCCATCAGTACAACCCTGGCCTCCAACATCAAGAGACGTAGGTCCTCCAAAGACACG
- the grin1a gene encoding glutamate receptor ionotropic, NMDA 1a isoform X11 has product MRLLLLAALFSCSCVRGGCEPKIVNIGAVLSQKRYEQVFKDAVAQANQVYGRDKFKLTAISVTHKANAIQMALSVCEDLISSQVYAILVSHPPQSTDHLTPTPVSYTAGFYRIPVVGLTTRMSIYSDKSIHLSFLRTVPPYSHQAHVWFDMMREFRWNHIILIVSDDHEGRAAQKRLETLLEERETKAEKVLQFNQETNLTALLLEAKELEARVIILSASEEDAAAVYKTARFLNMTGSGYVWLVGEREMSGKALSEAPDGLIGLQLINGKNESAHISDAVAVVAQSIQELFEKENITEPPRGCVGNTNIWKTGPLFKRVLMSSKYPEGLTGRVEFNDDGDRKYAHYSILNYQKSRLLQVGIYNGTQVVMNKQKKIIWPGGETERPRGFQMSTRLKIVTIHQEPFVYVKPTMLDGTCKEEYTPNGVLIKKVICTGPNETIPGRPTVPQCCYGFCVDLLIKLAMTMNFTYEVHLVADGKFGTQERVNNSNKKEWNGMMGELLGGLADMIVAPLTINNERAQYIEFSKPFKYQGLTILVKKEIPRSTLDSFMQPFQSTLWLLVGLSVHVVAVMLYLLDRFSPFGRFKVNSEEEEEDALTLSSAMWFSWGVLLNSGIGEGAPRSFSARILGMVWAGFAMIIVASYTANLAAFLVLDRPEERITGINDPRLRNPSDKFIYATVKQSSVDIYFRRQVELSTMYRHMEKHNYESAAEAIQAVRDNKLHAFIWDSAVLEFEASQKCDLVTTGELFFRSGFGIGMRKDSPWKQNVSLAILSSHENGFMEDLDKTWVRYQECDSRSNAPATLTFENMAGVFMLVAGGIAAGIFLIFIEIAYKRHKDARRKQMQLAFAAVNVWRKNLQQFPPTDITGQLNLSDPSVSTVV; this is encoded by the exons ATGCGTCTGCTTCTGCTGGCCGCGTTGTTCTCCTGCTCCTGCGTGCGGGGCGGCTGCGAGCCCAAGATTGTGAACATCGGGGCCGTCCTGAGCCAGAAGAGATACGAGCAGGTGTTCAAGGATGCGGTCGCTCAGGCGAACCAAGTGTACGGAAGGGATAAATTCAAGTTGACCGCCATCTCTGTCACTCACAAAGCTAATGCGATTCAGATGGCACTGTCTGTGTGTGAGGATCTCATTTCCAGTCAG GTGTATGCCATCCTGGTGAGCCATCCACCACAGTCCACTGACCATCTGACGCCCACTCCGGTCTCCTACACCGCAGGGTTTTACCGAATACCTGTAGTAGGGCTTACCACCAGGATGTCCATTTACTCAGACAAG AGCATCCATCTCTCATTCCTCCGCACAGTGCCACCCTATTCCCACCAGGCACATGTGTGGTTTGACATGATGCGGGAGTTCCGCTGGAATCACATCATCCTAATCGTCAGCGATGACCATGAAGGCAGAGCGGCACAAAAAAGACTAGAAACCCTTCTGGAGGAGAGAGAGACCAAG GCCGAGAAAGTGCTTCAATTCAACCAAGAGACTAACTTAACTGCCCTGCTTCTGGAGGCCAAAGAGCTGGAGGCCCGAGTGATCATTCTCTCTGCCAG TGAGGAAGATGCAGCCGCCGTGTACAAAACAGCACGCTTCCTCAACATGACAGGCTCAGGCTATGTATGGCTGGTCGGGGAGCGTGAGATGTCCGGTAAAGCTTTGAGCGAGGCCCCTGATG GGCTGATTGGCCTCCAGCTCATCAATGGCAAGAATGAATCGGCGCACATCAGTGATGCCGTTGCTGTCGTAGCCCAGTCCATCCAAGAGCTCTTTGAGAAAGAGAACATCACAGAACCTCCAAGGGGCTGCGTGGGCAATACCAACATCTGGAAGACCGGGCCACTTTTTAAAAG GGTACTGATGTCTTCCAAGTACCCAGAGGGCCTAACAGGACGCGTTGAGTTCAATGATGACGGTGACAGAAAATATGCTCATTACAGCATTCTCAACTACCAGAAGAGCAGACTGCTTCAAGTCGGCATTTACAATGGAACACAA GTGGTGATGAATAAACAGAAGAAGATTATTTGGCCTGGAGGTGAAACAGAAAGACCGAGAGGATTCCAGATGTCTACTCGATTAAAG ATAGTGACCATTCATCAGGAACCCTTTGTGTATGTGAAGCCAACTATGCTGGACGGGACCTGCAAGGAAGAGTACACACCTAATGGAGTCTTAATTAAAAAGGTGATCTGCACTGGACCAAATGAGACCATCCCAG GACGCCCAACTGTTCCACAATGTTGCTATGGATTTTGCGTTGACCTTCTGATCAAATTGGCAATGACCATGAACTTCACCTATGAAGTACACCTGGTGGCAGATGGGAAATTCGGAACACAAGAAAGG GTAAATAACAGTAACAAGAAGGAATGGAACGGTATGATGGGGGAGCTCCTGGGTGGCCTTGCTGATATGATCGTTGCACCCTTGACGATCAACAATGAACGAGCCCAGTACATAGAATTCTCCAAGCCTTTCAAATACCAGGGACTGACTATCCTTGTTAAAAAG GAAATTCCTCGCAGTACACTGGACTCATTCATGCAGCCATTCCAGAGCACACTGTGGCTACTGGTGGGTCTATCGGTGCATGTGGTGGCAGTGATGCTTTACCTACTAGACCGGTTCAG CCCTTTTGGAAGGTTTAAAGTAAACagtgaagaagaagaggaggatgcCCTCACCTTATCTTCAGCTATGTGGTTTTCCTGGGGTGTCTTGTTGAACTCTGGAATTGGAGAAG GTGCCCCACGTAGTTTTTCAGCAAGAATCTTGGGAATGGTGTGGGCTGGCTTTGCTATGATTATAGTAGCATCCTATACTGCCAACCTGGCTGCCTTCCTGGTGTTGGACCGGCCTGAGGAGCGCATCACCGGCATCAATGACCCAAGG CTAAGGAACCCATCAGACAAGTTCATCTATGCCACAGTGAAGCAAAGTTCGGTGGATATTTACTTCCGGCGACAAGTTGAGCTGAGCACCATGTACCGCCACATGGAGAAGCACAACTACGAAAGCGCCGCTGAAGCCATCCAGGCTGTTCGGGACAA CAAGCTGCATGCTTTCATCTGGGACTCTGCGGTGCTGGAGTTTGAAGCCTCGCAGAAGTGCGACCTGGTGACCACGGGAGAGCTGTTTTTCCGTTCGGGCTTTGGCATAGGCATGCGCAAGGACAGCCCCTGGAAACAGAATGTGTCCCTGGCTATTCTCAG TTCCCATGAGAATGGCTTCATGGAGGACCTAGATAAAACCTGGGTGAGATACCAGGAGTGTGACTCAAGGAGCAATGCCCCAGCCACACTCACCTTTGAGAATATGGCAG GTGTCTTCATGCTAGTTGCTGGTGGCATTGCAGCTGGGATCTTCCTCATTTTCATCGAGATTGCATATAAGCGACATAAAGACGCCCGCAGGAAGCAGATGCAGCTAGCCTTTGCGGCCGTCAATGTTTGGAGGAAGAATTTACAG
- the grin1a gene encoding glutamate receptor ionotropic, NMDA 1a isoform X4 → MRLLLLAALFSCSCVRGGCEPKIVNIGAVLSQKRYEQVFKDAVAQANQVYGRDKFKLTAISVTHKANAIQMALSVCEDLISSQVYAILVSHPPQSTDHLTPTPVSYTAGFYRIPVVGLTTRMSIYSDKSIHLSFLRTVPPYSHQAHVWFDMMREFRWNHIILIVSDDHEGRAAQKRLETLLEERETKAEKVLQFNQETNLTALLLEAKELEARVIILSASEEDAAAVYKTARFLNMTGSGYVWLVGEREMSGKALSEAPDGLIGLQLINGKNESAHISDAVAVVAQSIQELFEKENITEPPRGCVGNTNIWKTGPLFKRVLMSSKYPEGLTGRVEFNDDGDRKYAHYSILNYQKSRLLQVGIYNGTQVVMNKQKKIIWPGGETERPRGFQMSTRLKIVTIHQEPFVYVKPTMLDGTCKEEYTPNGVLIKKVICTGPNETIPGNTSGRPTVPQCCYGFCVDLLIKLAMTMNFTYEVHLVADGKFGTQERVNNSNKKEWNGMMGELLGGLADMIVAPLTINNERAQYIEFSKPFKYQGLTILVKKEIPRSTLDSFMQPFQSTLWLLVGLSVHVVAVMLYLLDRFSPFGRFKVNSEEEEEDALTLSSAMWFSWGVLLNSGIGEGAPRSFSARILGMVWAGFAMIIVASYTANLAAFLVLDRPEERITGINDPRLRNPSDKFIYATVKQSSVDIYFRRQVELSTMYRHMEKHNYESAAEAIQAVRDNKLHAFIWDSAVLEFEASQKCDLVTTGELFFRSGFGIGMRKDSPWKQNVSLAILSSHENGFMEDLDKTWVRYQECDSRSNAPATLTFENMAGVFMLVAGGIAAGIFLIFIEIAYKRHKDARRKQMQLAFAAVNVWRKNLQDNKESSGSQAVGAAGTPSLPSSSVETQDDRKSGRADSDPKKKPSFRSISTTLASNIKRRRSSKDTQFPPTDITGQLNLSDPSVSTVV, encoded by the exons ATGCGTCTGCTTCTGCTGGCCGCGTTGTTCTCCTGCTCCTGCGTGCGGGGCGGCTGCGAGCCCAAGATTGTGAACATCGGGGCCGTCCTGAGCCAGAAGAGATACGAGCAGGTGTTCAAGGATGCGGTCGCTCAGGCGAACCAAGTGTACGGAAGGGATAAATTCAAGTTGACCGCCATCTCTGTCACTCACAAAGCTAATGCGATTCAGATGGCACTGTCTGTGTGTGAGGATCTCATTTCCAGTCAG GTGTATGCCATCCTGGTGAGCCATCCACCACAGTCCACTGACCATCTGACGCCCACTCCGGTCTCCTACACCGCAGGGTTTTACCGAATACCTGTAGTAGGGCTTACCACCAGGATGTCCATTTACTCAGACAAG AGCATCCATCTCTCATTCCTCCGCACAGTGCCACCCTATTCCCACCAGGCACATGTGTGGTTTGACATGATGCGGGAGTTCCGCTGGAATCACATCATCCTAATCGTCAGCGATGACCATGAAGGCAGAGCGGCACAAAAAAGACTAGAAACCCTTCTGGAGGAGAGAGAGACCAAG GCCGAGAAAGTGCTTCAATTCAACCAAGAGACTAACTTAACTGCCCTGCTTCTGGAGGCCAAAGAGCTGGAGGCCCGAGTGATCATTCTCTCTGCCAG TGAGGAAGATGCAGCCGCCGTGTACAAAACAGCACGCTTCCTCAACATGACAGGCTCAGGCTATGTATGGCTGGTCGGGGAGCGTGAGATGTCCGGTAAAGCTTTGAGCGAGGCCCCTGATG GGCTGATTGGCCTCCAGCTCATCAATGGCAAGAATGAATCGGCGCACATCAGTGATGCCGTTGCTGTCGTAGCCCAGTCCATCCAAGAGCTCTTTGAGAAAGAGAACATCACAGAACCTCCAAGGGGCTGCGTGGGCAATACCAACATCTGGAAGACCGGGCCACTTTTTAAAAG GGTACTGATGTCTTCCAAGTACCCAGAGGGCCTAACAGGACGCGTTGAGTTCAATGATGACGGTGACAGAAAATATGCTCATTACAGCATTCTCAACTACCAGAAGAGCAGACTGCTTCAAGTCGGCATTTACAATGGAACACAA GTGGTGATGAATAAACAGAAGAAGATTATTTGGCCTGGAGGTGAAACAGAAAGACCGAGAGGATTCCAGATGTCTACTCGATTAAAG ATAGTGACCATTCATCAGGAACCCTTTGTGTATGTGAAGCCAACTATGCTGGACGGGACCTGCAAGGAAGAGTACACACCTAATGGAGTCTTAATTAAAAAGGTGATCTGCACTGGACCAAATGAGACCATCCCAGGTAACACAT CAGGACGCCCAACTGTTCCACAATGTTGCTATGGATTTTGCGTTGACCTTCTGATCAAATTGGCAATGACCATGAACTTCACCTATGAAGTACACCTGGTGGCAGATGGGAAATTCGGAACACAAGAAAGG GTAAATAACAGTAACAAGAAGGAATGGAACGGTATGATGGGGGAGCTCCTGGGTGGCCTTGCTGATATGATCGTTGCACCCTTGACGATCAACAATGAACGAGCCCAGTACATAGAATTCTCCAAGCCTTTCAAATACCAGGGACTGACTATCCTTGTTAAAAAG GAAATTCCTCGCAGTACACTGGACTCATTCATGCAGCCATTCCAGAGCACACTGTGGCTACTGGTGGGTCTATCGGTGCATGTGGTGGCAGTGATGCTTTACCTACTAGACCGGTTCAG CCCTTTTGGAAGGTTTAAAGTAAACagtgaagaagaagaggaggatgcCCTCACCTTATCTTCAGCTATGTGGTTTTCCTGGGGTGTCTTGTTGAACTCTGGAATTGGAGAAG GTGCCCCACGTAGTTTTTCAGCAAGAATCTTGGGAATGGTGTGGGCTGGCTTTGCTATGATTATAGTAGCATCCTATACTGCCAACCTGGCTGCCTTCCTGGTGTTGGACCGGCCTGAGGAGCGCATCACCGGCATCAATGACCCAAGG CTAAGGAACCCATCAGACAAGTTCATCTATGCCACAGTGAAGCAAAGTTCGGTGGATATTTACTTCCGGCGACAAGTTGAGCTGAGCACCATGTACCGCCACATGGAGAAGCACAACTACGAAAGCGCCGCTGAAGCCATCCAGGCTGTTCGGGACAA CAAGCTGCATGCTTTCATCTGGGACTCTGCGGTGCTGGAGTTTGAAGCCTCGCAGAAGTGCGACCTGGTGACCACGGGAGAGCTGTTTTTCCGTTCGGGCTTTGGCATAGGCATGCGCAAGGACAGCCCCTGGAAACAGAATGTGTCCCTGGCTATTCTCAG TTCCCATGAGAATGGCTTCATGGAGGACCTAGATAAAACCTGGGTGAGATACCAGGAGTGTGACTCAAGGAGCAATGCCCCAGCCACACTCACCTTTGAGAATATGGCAG GTGTCTTCATGCTAGTTGCTGGTGGCATTGCAGCTGGGATCTTCCTCATTTTCATCGAGATTGCATATAAGCGACATAAAGACGCCCGCAGGAAGCAGATGCAGCTAGCCTTTGCGGCCGTCAATGTTTGGAGGAAGAATTTACAG GACAATAAAGAGAGCTCAGGGAGTCAAGCTGTGGGTGCGGCTGGGACTCCATCTTTA CCCTCTTCCTCTGTAGAGACTCAGGAT GATAGGAAAAGTGGTAGAGCAGACAGCGACCCAAAAAAGAAACCCTCTTTTAGGTCCATCAGTACAACCCTGGCCTCCAACATCAAGAGACGTAGGTCCTCCAAAGACACG